ACATTTAAATTTCTTTGTATTACGTTGAGTGATGTATCTTTCAACAAAACTTCGTTTAGATGGTAATAGCGGTAATTCCGCTTTACAGTTCTTACACCTAGCCATATCTTGAACCTATTTACAATGTTATCAATAGTTTATGTTTTTTTTATTAAACCAGTGTCACATATTGAGAAATAAATTTCACGGATATATTGCTAATTAAGTATAAAAAAGTGCAATAAGTAGGCGTAGGTCTAAATATAAAAATTAGGTATACATTTTAATGTTACAAAATTATACCTAGCTCTTTAGTGTTATTTATTCTTTTTGTTTCTAGCCATGAAAGCATCTGTGGTAAAGATAAGTAAAGCAGCCCAAATAAAACCAAAAGTAATTGCTTTATCAGCACTAAATTCTTCACCATATAATCCGACCGCTAACAAGAACATTAAGCTTGGACCTATGTATTGGAAAAAACCTAGTGTAGACAGTTTTAGTCGAGTCGCTGCTCCAGTAAAACAGAGTAATGGGACTGTCGTAATGATACCTGCAGCGACCAGTAACAGATTTAAATTTAGCGCATTTTCACTTAAATCTGATGTAGCTGAGTTGGCAATAAACAACAGATAAATGAGAGTGAGTGGTAACATCACTAAGGTTTCTATGAATAATCCAGTTTGCGCATCCATTGCGACTTTTTTACGAAGTAATCCATAAAAGCCAAAACTACAAGCAAGCGCAATGGCGACAACTGGAATTGAACCAAAGGTAATTAATTGGATCAGAACACCAGCACTAGCAAATAGAACGGCTATCCATTGAAGTCGTCTTAAGCGCTCCCCAAGAAAAATCATTCCGAGAACAACATTTAGCAATGGATTAATGTAATAACCTAAACTTGCATCCAGCATATGTCCGGCATTTACTGCCCAGATAAATATCAGCCAATTAGCACCAATTAATACACTGGTTGTAATTAGATAAGTCATCTTTTTCTTATCTTTTAGTGTATTGATAACCGTTGTCCAGCCTTTGGAAAAAGAGAGTAATGCCGCCAAAAAGAAGAAAGACCAAATAACACGATGACTTAAAATCTCTAAAGGAGAGACTTCACTGATGGTTTTAAAGTAAATAGGTGCAATACCCCATATGGTGTAAGCACCAAGAGCAAATAAGACACCCTGACGAGTGCGTTGTTGTTCGAGAGTCGTTGTTGGCATGTGTGAGTTCTTAACAGTGCGAGTAAAATAGAAAAAGAGAATGTCTGGAGTGACACTCTAAAGATATTGTTATTTTCGCTAGTATATATGACGTTAGAAAAAGATGCTTTTTTAATCGTGTATTGAAGATAATACAGTGTCGAATATGCCGTGTTTTTTCCTATTGCTCTTTTACTCACCGATAAGCATGGGTAGAATGAGCCTCCCATATTATTGATGAGTTTTTTATGTCCAGCATGATCGCAGAACAACCAATGGAAGAGGTGTCGCCAAGTTACACGGTTTTAAAAGACGTGTTTGGCTACCAAGAATTCCGTGTTGGACAAGAAGAAGTCATCAATGCTGTCTTAGAAGGTAAGGATAGCCTTGTCATCATGCCTACTGGTGGTGGTAAGTCGCTTTGTTATCAG
The Aliivibrio fischeri ATCC 7744 = JCM 18803 = DSM 507 DNA segment above includes these coding regions:
- the rarD gene encoding EamA family transporter RarD, which codes for MPTTTLEQQRTRQGVLFALGAYTIWGIAPIYFKTISEVSPLEILSHRVIWSFFFLAALLSFSKGWTTVINTLKDKKKMTYLITTSVLIGANWLIFIWAVNAGHMLDASLGYYINPLLNVVLGMIFLGERLRRLQWIAVLFASAGVLIQLITFGSIPVVAIALACSFGFYGLLRKKVAMDAQTGLFIETLVMLPLTLIYLLFIANSATSDLSENALNLNLLLVAAGIITTVPLLCFTGAATRLKLSTLGFFQYIGPSLMFLLAVGLYGEEFSADKAITFGFIWAALLIFTTDAFMARNKKNK